The DNA region GAATGACCTCTCGGCGAGCATTCGCCCGGAGCTCTTTGCGCCCGACGACCAGGCGCGCTACGGCATCAACTCGCAGATAAGGTGCGTCCGCTCTCCCACCGCTGATGCCACGATGCCACGATGCCGCAGTTTGAGCTTCACGACGAGGCTCCTCTCCAatgctgccctcgtcgcccccgcCCGCGTTTCCCTCTTCCCCGCTgaccccccctttccctgCGCGCCTATCTAGCTGCCTCGCGTACGACCCCATCCAgtcgctcctcgccgtcggcaccagCGAGAGCCGCTTTGGCCCCGGCTGCATCTACGTCttcggccagcggcgcgtGCAAAAGGTCCTcaggccctcgcggcccacGTCGCTGCTCAAGATCCAGTTCACAGCCAACCGTCTCGtcagcctcgacgccaagaATGAGCTGGCCGTTTGGGatctcgacgccggcgagcgtcTGACGGGCCAGatcatcgccggccgcgtggtCGACATGGTCACCGACCCCATGCTCGACTGGGccttcctcggcctgcagaacggcgacgtcgtcgcctacgacctcgaccgccgcagTCTGGCCCGCGCGTTCCGCCTCCCCAACTTCTGGGCTGCCGAGCGCGGCCCCAatgctcgcgccgccactctcgtctgcctcgcccTGCACCCCCGCGATGTGGGCAAGCTGCTCATCGGCTACACCCACGGCGCGGTCATCTACTCGTTCAAGCAGAACCGCCCTCAGCACTTCCTCGAGTACGTCCTTccgcccggcgccccaggcggcagcagcgtcggtGTCGacacgccgcgccgcccgcgcctgaCGCATGCCGTCTGGCATCCCTCGGGCACCTTTGTCGTcaccgcccacgacgacggcagcctcgccctGTGGGACCCCAAGGAGGGCCGCCTCATCACGGCGCGCACCCTCGCCCGCAACCGCGTCGACCAGCCCGCCCCCAActcggccctcgccatcgtcacggAGCCCTTTTCCAAGATCGCCTGGTGCTGCAAGCAGAACCCCGAAGACAcgggcctgctcgtcgccggcggccagagCCCCGACGCCCCCAAGAGCATGACGTTTGTCGAGCTGGGCCTGACGCCCATGTATgcgacctcgtcgtggcAGGCCCTGGGAGACTGGTTCGCCGGCAAGCGCCAGGTCGCGctcccgctgcccgccggcgcgcaggccgccgacttTTTGCTCGtcccgcgcgcctcgccacACTTTGCCGGCGCGCAGGACCCCATCGCCGTCATTACCACGCTGTCGTCGGGTGAGCTCCTGACCATGAGCTTCCCCTCGGGCTACCCCATCAGCCCGACCAACCAGCTGCACCCATCCACCTTTTTCGTTCATCCCTTTGTCACAAAGGTCAATGTGTCGAGTCTcgagcggccgcggtggcTGAGCATGTTTGAGAAGCGCGACCAGGGCGAGCCGCTGCTCAAGGGTGGCGCCGAGGCTTCCCGTCCGCGCAAGCGCTTCGAGGAGCGCACCATTATACAGGCTGCCCATGTCGACAGCACCATCCGTATTTGGGACTCGggccacgccgacgacatcgagaACGGCCAGGTACTGCAGGTCGACATGGCCAGGGCACTGGACCGCTACGACGACGTTGAGATCACCGCCATGagcatggccggcggcacaGGCGAGTTTGTCGTCGGCACGCGcaccggcgaggccgtcgtcttccGCTGGGGCGCCAATCGCTTCTACGGGCGCGAGGCGAACCAGACGCTCGAACCCAACCCCAAGGGCCTGACCGACATAAGCTCGCGCGCCGACCCCACGCTCAAGGAGGGGCTGCAGCCGTTTGTGCTCTacgagatgatgatggggcccatcaccgccgtgCAAGTGTCCAACGTCGGCTTTGTGGCCGTCGGCTCCGAGCTCGGCTTCCTGACCATCATGGACCTGCGCGGGCCGCGCATCATCTACCAGGCTCCCATGACGGATTTCGCCAAGCAAGAGAAGCGTACCTCGTTCCTCAagggccaccaccactcggCCGCGCCCCAAAAGGAAtggcccgtcgtcatcgagtTTGGCGTCAtgacgctcgacgacgacaagtaCTCGAGCATCTGCTGCTTCGTCGGCACCAACCTCGGTAAGGTCATCACGTTcaagctgctgcccgcgGACGGCGGCTATTCGGTGCagctcgcgggcgtcgtgcAGTGCGAAGGGCGCGTCGTCTCGCTGTCTCCCATTGAGGCCAATAcgggccggcccgccgcggcgacggggcagATTGTCGCCGGTTTGCGCGAGGGGCGGCAGGTTAACGGCGCGCTCGTGGCTGGTAAGCTGGACCCCTGACCGGGGGGTGGTTGGTGAATTGAGGCTGACAAGGACACAGTCACGCAAAATGAGATGCGAGTGTTTAGGCCGGCGCACGCCAAGGGCGCATCTAGAGAGTTTGACGACGTGCTctgcgacgcggcgacggtggccgagctggagctgcaggGCTGGGCCATCGTTGGGTTATTCGGCGACCGCACAGCGCGGGCGTTTTCGATACCGGGGCTCAAGGAtctcgggcgggcggagctGCCCATGGTGGACGCGACGCGCAGCACGTCGGCGGTCGTGACGCAGACGGGCGACATCTTTGCGTGGTCGGGCCCCAGCGAGCTGGCCGTCATCCACGTCTGGGGCACGGGCAAGCCGTGGCAGCAGTCGCCCGACACCATGATCAACCCCAAGCTCGagtgcccgccgcggccgacgattTCCAACGTGCAGTGGATCTCTGGGACGCAGTATGTGTCGCcgctggacctggacctgcTGGTGGGAGGGCCGGACCGGCCACCGAGCAAGCgcatgatggaggcggcggcggcggagcagcgcGCTGCCCGGGGcgcgacggggacggcgggcgtggcggcgggcgcggcggcaggcgctgcgGCCAACGAGACATGGGGAGCGTACCTGACGCGGCAGCTCAACGAGCGGACCGAGAAGCTGAACCTGatgggcgacggcatggacGATCTacagcagcagagccagggatgggccgacgacgtgagCAAGTACATCAACAAGCAGAAGCGCAACATGGTCATGGGCAGCCTGAAGAGCAAGTTCTTCTAGCTGGGGTGACGGGCAGTCCGAACGAAGGAACGTGGACTGCGGGAAAAGTCTGGGGACGCGGACGAGCAGACGGCGTTGGGGCGGGTTGCATCTCGGTCGCGCATTCGTTACGGACTAGGTATGTATGGATGACGCCtgcctcggcgagcgtccGTGATGCCACGGCGAGTACTGTAGATCAAACACCAAGGAACTCTTGTAGCTCTGCGCAGCTCTCAGCCGCTTGCTTACCCGGTGAACtgtgcgacgaggcgaggtgcCGCTCCTCCAGGCACGGGGAACGGATGCGGATGGGGGTTGGCGGGCTTCGGTGTCCGGCACGGCAGATCGGCGCAAGGCGCAGAGGAGCCGACGATCCGCTGGATGCAAGGCACGGGGCATCGCCAAGACGGCGCCACCAGATTGGgggaagaggagaggagggtgctgctgctgctgctgctgatcataatggtgatgatgatgattaTGAGTGGGTAGTTCCTCCATCTGACCGTCGGGTGCGCGTGGTGGATGCGCATCAGGTCCAATGGTGGGTGTTTGGCGGGCGCGAATAAGCGCGGTGCAGGTTAGACCGTCTTACACCCTATGCAACCTCGCATCCGGCTACGAACACGCGAGGGATCGCGCGCACACCCTACTTCTTCTGTAGGCACTACTGCATATTCCTCTTCCTTGCCCGTGCGGCCAGTGGGAGAAGAGCATAGTGTCTGGTGGGCGTTGCTGCACGTGCGCGGTGCTTTCCCCTGACGGATGGACGGCTGTATTAATAAGTTAGTAACTATCGTGTTTCTCGTTTGAGAAGCCTtgggtggtggcgacggcggctctgcGGATGGATCagaatggatggatggatggatggatggatgtaCGGATGGTGCCTGCGGCGGATCGGCAGTGGGCGCGAGGAGGCTCCGGGAGGTGTACCTGACATGCATACCACATTCCGGATGTATGTGTGAGCAGGGCACTAGACGTTACACTTGTATGAATGAGGTCTTTGTTGGTGATTTCTGTGCGTCTTCGAAGCCCGTCGCAAAAGGCCGCCGGAGTTTTAGGCCACGTGCGAAGTCCATACGGCGCGGATGCCCAAAAGCGCCACGCTGCGCATACACAAGACGGACACTGTTACTTTTTTACTCTGAAAACATGAGTAAGATATAAATAGAATTTTGTGCTACTACGTACCTCGATGGCTCCTCCACTTACTACCTTACGTCCATTGAATGAATGGCTCCGACGCCCGGCCTACACGTTGGACGGGCCCCGAATCCCGACAGGgcctgtgtgtgtgctctCCGAGAATGGGGCCATACACCACACACGGATCATCGTGATTTGGGGGCTGCGCGCGCGAACGAACGACGGGGCGACGGTTTGGACGTCGACCGACGTTGCATTCTGACACCGAGAGGCGTGGGGGATGAGCCATGTCCATCTATCTCCTGTGGAAGAAGAGTCGGGGTGATTACGGCCTCGAAGACTGCGGTCGTGGgacttttttctttctttctttctttcgtCCTGACATggtgtgtatgtatgtactttGACAGAGTCACGGTCGGGACATAGAGGGGCGGGCTGCAGTATGCACGGACGAGTATAAGAcggccgtcatcatcttcattATCGTCGACTCTGTTTCCTCGTTTGTCTGTACCATTTATCAATCCCAAAGAAAACATAGCCCAGCCGAAGCAGTACACGACAAAACCAAACGCAACAGCAACGAAAAACTTGTTCATAAAAGAAGGACACTTAaagtcatcatcatcatcatcatcatcatcatgaaGGTCAccggtctcgtcgccctcgtcgccgcgctcggcgcctcgtcgggTCTTGCCGCCCCTgctcccgtcgccgacgtcgagcagcagcagcccgagctGGTCGCGCGCGCCAACCTGCCGGGTCTCAACGCCCAGCAGAgcgcccacgcgcgcgccatcatcgccgagagcaacaaggagaagctcggccACCAGGGGTGCCTCGCGGCCATTACCACCGGCCTGACCGAGGTACGTTgcacacactcacacaccTCACACatagagagagggagagaaggggagagagagagagagagagagtaCCTTCAACCGTCATCCCGCCCCCTTCCTCATCTTCCCCCGCCGCGAAAGAAACGATCAAGATAtggaagaaaaaaaaaagaagaaaaaccTCGCTGACACACACGACCTCCCAACCAGTCCACGCTGCGCGTCCTGGCCAACAACAAGGTGCCCCAGTCGCTCAAGTACAAgcacgacggcctcgggTCCGACCACGACAGCATCGGCATCTTCCAGCAGCGGGCCATGTACTACAAGGACATCAAGTGCGACATGGACGCCGCGTGCTCGGCCGGCCTCTTCTTCAAGGGCATGAAGGCCGTCAAGGGCTGGCAGACGATGGACGTGGCGACGCTCTGCCAAAAGGTGCAGCGCTCGGGCGTCCCCACCGCCTACAAGAagcacgtcgccgcggcgaccAAGATTtgcaaggccggcggcgcttgaGGTGGAGAagtggcggcggacgcgcgGGTGCCTTGCATTAGACTCCCTGGATGGTTGAGCTCAAAACGTcatatttatatatatatatatatatttgtgtgtgtgtgtgtgtgtgtgtgtgtgtgtgtgtgtgtgtgtgtgcgcgtgtgtgtgaaTGTGTGTAAGTGATATACTACCCGTGTACGCGAGCAGGACACCGTAGGACTCGATGACGACAagtgagtgagagagtgaTGAGCCATCGCGAACAAAGACGTCCGTCTCCATATGCTTTCTCACGTTGCTGACCTTGTTGCCCATCTCTTAAAAGGCCGGGTTcctgccgccatggcccggGTTCTGCCGGTGCGCGCGTAGCAGCAGACCCGGCCAGCTGCCGGCCGGGTGCTTCTGCGTGCTCGGCCACGTCAAGTTATCGGGCGGCAGgccaccgtcgtcatcgccgtggccggcctgcccgacgacggcgttggcgaggacctcctcgacgtcgaggcgcggcagcagggcctcggcctcggcgcacACGGCAGCGGCCCCGGGCGTGGCATCGCGCGTGGCCCGCGAAAAGTCGagcaggacgccgaggcgcacGAGCCGCGACAGGGGGTCGATGCGCTCCGCGATGCCCGCCGAGGTGtgcacggcgatggcggtccACACGCGgtgcgcgtcggcctcggcggcagcgtcgttcttgtcgtcatcatcggtAGCAGAGGAGGCCTCGTGggccgacgacacggagcccttcttgagcagcagcagggccttggccgcgtccgcgccctcgacctcgaagcGCTGCGGGCCGTTGAagcgctcgccggcgccgaggtcgtgGCACACGCACGCGACGAAGAGCAGCTCGAGCCCCCGGCCCTGCCTGTAGGCGACGCAagccccgtccgtctcggcgagccaccgcgcgaggaggaagacgcgCAGCGAGTGGTTGACGAGGGGCTCGGGCAGCGtgtcgcgcgcgagggcgagggcctcgtcgcagatggcgctgccggcggggaTGCGGTCGGCGAGTGacatgacgaagacgacgacgatggtgttTGAGGATgtggagggtggtggtggtgatggtgatgaacgcgggcggcggcgcagtggCTTGGGTCGATTTGGTGTGAAGCTGAGGTAGTCCTGGGTCTCTTCTTCCAAGTTTCAAGTCTCCCGAGTCTTTGACGTTTTGCTGTCGGGATGGAGCGGTGATGGTGACTCTGCGCAAGTCGGCCGCTTTATATCGATAGTTGCGTTGTAGTCACTCGCTCAACCTCGTACTTTGTAACTACTGAATACTTGGCAGATGCTTCCATTTATTATTTGACTAATTACTTACACACAGCTCCCTCCCTCATACCAGTGATACcacctcgcccagcagccaaTTGACAACTGCCCGTCCCCTACCCCACAGCaaagggcgcgcgcgtgctcgTCCCCTACGACCTCAACCCCGACACCCTCGCCGAGCCGTCGCTGGAGAGTCATtccagcatcgccatcgtcatcatcagcctCCACGGCTGGTGAAGGTGTCTGAAACCAGCGACCGGCAtctccggcagcggcaccaccctcggcgggcagacgggctcggccggccgttgcggtggtggcggctcgCTGCCGGCTTCCCAATCTGGTacgcggggcggcgggcgggccgtgTGATTGAtgggagaaaaaaaaaaagcgcCTCcagagtcgtcgtcgtcgagcgaggtGTGTGTCAACCTCAGGTTGATACACACTGACGGATAAAGATGGGATGCATTATTAGCATGGAATTCCTCAGCAAAATGTCAGCGGCCGCGCGGCTACTTAAAGCAGAACTCATCGCagcttttttttctctctcttgtTGTTCTTTTGCTTCCCaagtcctcctccttcttctggCGCCCAATTGGTATTAGTTATCATCTTCCCCAGCTTTCGCCCATCACCATACCACTTACACGGGCGAAACCACGACAACCCCGCAACGCCATCGCAACCGCgacacagcagcagcagcgggtgcAAGCCACACCCCACAACTTCCAACTACATCCCTAGCCatccatcaccatcaccatcaccatcaccaccgccgcccgctcgcccgcccgcccgccccccatggccgacgacgtcgagcgcaACGGCTGGCACGCCGTGCCCCTGGACCCCAGCAAGATCTTCCACGGCGGCAGGCCCTTTGTCAACGAGCCCACGGCCGTCCGCGTCAACGACGTCGTCTTtcccgacgatgacgccgtcgtcgccttcgtgCGCGACCACGTCAGGGAGAAGCTCCCTGACAAGACCTTCAACCACTCGATGCGGGTGTACTACTACGGTACGTGGCTCACGCCAGGCGGCGCACGAGCGCAAAAGTGGACATGCGCGGCAGGATCGGCAGAagtggcagcggcgatgacgagagcaacaacaacaacaacacaaaCTAAGGAGAGAGGAAACAAAGGGGTGGAGGGGGTTTTATGCACCATCACTGACATCACTCCGCAGCCACCGCCATCCTCAGGGACCAGTTCCCCGAGCGCAGCCAGCAGCTCTCCCCCGtgaccctcgccctcgcctgcctGCTCCACGACATTGGCACCGCGGACGAGCacatggccgcgtcgcgcaTGTCCTTTGAGTTCTACGGCGCCATCCAGGCGCGCGATCTACTCCTTGCCAGGGGCTGCCCGCGGGAccgggccgacgccgtctgCGAGACCGTCATGCGCCACCaggacctcggcgtcgacggcacaATCACCTTTCTCGGCCAGCTGATCCAGCTCGCCACCATTTTCGACAACGTGAGCGACCACCCGGCCGTCGCAGACTTTGGCCAAGTACTGCACCCGGAAACGCGCGAGGACGTCATCGCCGCGTtccctcgccgcggctggctgggctgcttcGCAGACACAGTGCGCCGCGAAATCACCCAGAAGCCCTGGTGCCACACTACGCACATACCCGACTTCGCGGCAAAGATAAGGGGAAATAAACTCATGGCCCGATATGAGTAGCTTTGCCGGTCCAACCATAAGGTTTGACGCTCGACAGAGTGTAAGCGAGACGCGTCGTGCCACGGTCTGCTTTGTATATAAAAACGACAACAGACACAACACGCAGAACACACAACGCAGAACAGACAAGACACTCGCGACACTCACGACGTTCATGACACTCACGAAATTCACGGCATTCACGAAGTTCACGGCATTCACGACGTTCTTGACATTCACGGCATTCACAGCATTCTCGACACACCACACACCACACAAACAGCACGGCAAACACACATCGTCACGCAACGGCACGGCTCATCACGAGGCAATAGCACACCGTCAAGCAACAGTCTATTGTCAGGCAACAATCCGTTCCAAGGTAACCACCAATCGACAAGCAGGTCACTTGGACAAGCAAAGACAAATCGCCAAGCAACAACCCATCGTCCGGGGACTTTCTCGCTCTGGTAATCAACAACATCATCGTGGGTCCTGCGCCGCTGTGATTGCAGGTACTCCTCCACGCGAGCGAACTTCGCACCACGACAACACCCTCGTTCCCCCGTGTTCTTGGGTACTGCAATGGATCCGAACGGCTTCTACCCAAGCAGGCCGCAAGGCgacatggctggctgggatACCACCTGGCTGGGGAATTATGGAATGGCGTTTACCAACGGTGGAATGGCGCCCATGAATCCGTCTCCGATGACTTCGGCGCCAGTAGTGCCCTACCCGACCGCATTCAACCTGGGCGCTGGTCCTGTCACAGGCTACCTCGCACCGCAACAGATGGGCATGAACCCGGGCCACGCGCCACACCACGGCCCGAACGGCCGCAATATCGCAGGAGACTGGATGCCCACGCGGCCACGTTCGTCACGGTACGGCCAAGGGACTCCTCGTCCAAGCCCGCTCAATCGTCCCGTTACCGTGACGCCGGCATCATCTCGTGCGCAGCATGCGCAGACAAACCCGTCAGAGAGACATGAAGACGGCACGGCCCTGAACGCCAACGGACAGCCCATCGCGAATCTGTTCGACCCAAGCAGCGTCgcatgccgccgcgagccTGTTGCCGTATACAACCACGAGAAGTCATTGCTGCAACTCGAGAGTCCCGTTCCCGAGCACATGGGACCACGCGTATTTCCACGATGCGACCGTGAGTCTCTCGTAGTTTGCTGCGGTGTCGCGGTTCCAGGAGGGCCACGAGCAGCTTGGAGCGTCTTCTGCGGTTGGGGCTCCAAGTACAACGAGAAGGGCGTGCTCGGCCCAGAAAGCGGTGTGACCCTGAGCGAGCATGGGGTGCAGGCGTACGCCGCGTCCAAGGCCGTCAACATCGTCAGGAAGTTGCACCAAGGGGACCGCACGCTGCGTCATGTATACAttgtctcgtcgtcgaagtaTGTTGAAAGCTCCTTGACGGTCAACTCTTCTTGGTTCGAAAGCAGCAAGGATGGTGGCATGGACGCAGCTCAGGTCATCCGCGATACACTTGCTGGAATCAAGGACTTTGAGCGAAGCCGGGCCAGCAGACGGAACAAGTCGATCAAGTTGTGGTATGTTCCATTGGAGGAGAACAAGCAAGCGCAGGAGCTggccgcgcaggcgctcgaggcaGAAGACGAGGTTGGAGAGGAAGGGTCTGACGATACGTTTGACCAGTGGTCTGATCAGGGGCCAGACGGTATGGCAGAGGAGCCGTCGAGGCAGTCGAACCAGAAGTCGAGCCCAGGGTCAAGCGAGGGGACAGTCAAAGGGGCAGACCAGGGGAGGACCCGGGAGTCAAGCCAGGGGACGATCCTTGAGTCGTCCCACCAGTCATGTTCTGGGTTGTCGCCCGGCATGTTTCCTGTGGCGAGTCTCGCGCTTGCTCCAGGTTCGCCCCTTGGGTCGACGCATGGGGAAGCTCCTGGATCATCGCCTGGGACACCCATGGAGTCGCCAGAGACAGTTGAGGCGACAGTTGAGCCAGCAGGACGGGCCCAAATCACGGTGGCAGACGAGACGGAAACGCCGATGCTGACCACGGTGCCCACAGCGTTTGAAGCAGGAAGAATGGGCCTCCCCTTTGCGGAACCGGCAGAGGCAGACCCGGAGGGGGGACAGGTAGAAATCAGCGAAGACACGCTGTACTCGCACATGTCGCCCGAGGAAAGGCAGTGGATGCGCGACTGGGCCGACCAAATGGCGGAAGAAGCCATGGCGGCCCAGGCTCGTGAGCCAGAGGCGCCGAGAACCGTGAGCCTCAGAGACCTTAGCTATTCCACGCTCGAATAGTAGGGCGAATCTTAGTGGCCGTGGTCCGGAATGCGGAACAGGGCCGAGGGTAAGGTCAAGGTTGCTTCTGTCAAGTGGTGATGTTGGACGCGGGAGTTTTGAAGAAGGAGAAAAACagaaaaaaagaaacaaAAGAGAAAACCCCCCCAAAAAAGGAGCGTGTGCAGTTGGGATATCACTGGCCGTAAGACGTTGGACAAATGAACGG from Purpureocillium takamizusanense chromosome 3, complete sequence includes:
- the SRO7 gene encoding Lethal(2) giant larvae sro7, variant 2 (COG:U~EggNog:ENOG503NU4G); translation: MASFLRSKQAGIQNDLSASIRPELFAPDDQARYGINSQISCLAYDPIQSLLAVGTSESRFGPGCIYVFGQRRVQKVLRPSRPTSLLKIQFTANRLVSLDAKNELAVWDLDAGERLTGQIIAGRVVDMVTDPMLDWAFLGLQNGDVVAYDLDRRSLARAFRLPNFWAAERGPNARAATLVCLALHPRDVGKLLIGYTHGAVIYSFKQNRPQHFLEYVLPPGAPGGSSVGVDTPRRPRLTHAVWHPSGTFVVTAHDDGSLALWDPKEGRLITARTLARNRVDQPAPNSALAIVTEPFSKIAWCCKQNPEDTGLLVAGGQSPDAPKSMTFVELGLTPMYATSSWQALGDWFAGKRQVALPLPAGAQAADFLLVPRASPHFAGAQDPIAVITTLSSGELLTMSFPSGYPISPTNQLHPSTFFVHPFVTKVNVSSLERPRWLSMFEKRDQGEPLLKGGAEASRPRKRFEERTIIQAAHVDSTIRIWDSGHADDIENGQVLQVDMARALDRYDDVEITAMSMAGGTGEFVVGTRTGEAVVFRWGANRFYGREANQTLEPNPKGLTDISSRADPTLKEGLQPFVLYEMMMGPITAVQVSNVGFVAVGSELGFLTIMDLRGPRIIYQAPMTDFAKQEKRTSFLKGHHHSAAPQKEWPVVIEFGVMTLDDDKYSSICCFVGTNLGKVITFKLLPADGGYSVQLAGVVQCEGRVVSLSPIEANTGRPAAATGQIVAGLREGRQVNGALVAGKLDP
- the SRO7 gene encoding Lethal(2) giant larvae sro7 (BUSCO:EOG09260931~COG:U~EggNog:ENOG503NU4G), which codes for MASFLRSKQAGIQNDLSASIRPELFAPDDQARYGINSQISCLAYDPIQSLLAVGTSESRFGPGCIYVFGQRRVQKVLRPSRPTSLLKIQFTANRLVSLDAKNELAVWDLDAGERLTGQIIAGRVVDMVTDPMLDWAFLGLQNGDVVAYDLDRRSLARAFRLPNFWAAERGPNARAATLVCLALHPRDVGKLLIGYTHGAVIYSFKQNRPQHFLEYVLPPGAPGGSSVGVDTPRRPRLTHAVWHPSGTFVVTAHDDGSLALWDPKEGRLITARTLARNRVDQPAPNSALAIVTEPFSKIAWCCKQNPEDTGLLVAGGQSPDAPKSMTFVELGLTPMYATSSWQALGDWFAGKRQVALPLPAGAQAADFLLVPRASPHFAGAQDPIAVITTLSSGELLTMSFPSGYPISPTNQLHPSTFFVHPFVTKVNVSSLERPRWLSMFEKRDQGEPLLKGGAEASRPRKRFEERTIIQAAHVDSTIRIWDSGHADDIENGQVLQVDMARALDRYDDVEITAMSMAGGTGEFVVGTRTGEAVVFRWGANRFYGREANQTLEPNPKGLTDISSRADPTLKEGLQPFVLYEMMMGPITAVQVSNVGFVAVGSELGFLTIMDLRGPRIIYQAPMTDFAKQEKRTSFLKGHHHSAAPQKEWPVVIEFGVMTLDDDKYSSICCFVGTNLGKVITFKLLPADGGYSVQLAGVVQCEGRVVSLSPIEANTGRPAAATGQIVAGLREGRQVNGALVAVTQNEMRVFRPAHAKGASREFDDVLCDAATVAELELQGWAIVGLFGDRTARAFSIPGLKDLGRAELPMVDATRSTSAVVTQTGDIFAWSGPSELAVIHVWGTGKPWQQSPDTMINPKLECPPRPTISNVQWISGTQYVSPLDLDLLVGGPDRPPSKRMMEAAAAEQRAARGATGTAGVAAGAAAGAAANETWGAYLTRQLNERTEKLNLMGDGMDDLQQQSQGWADDVSKYINKQKRNMVMGSLKSKFF
- a CDS encoding uncharacterized protein (EggNog:ENOG503PB0W~SECRETED:SignalP(1-20~SECRETED:cutsite=GLA-AP~SECRETED:prob=0.6801)), whose amino-acid sequence is MKVTGLVALVAALGASSGLAAPAPVADVEQQQPELVARANLPGLNAQQSAHARAIIAESNKEKLGHQGCLAAITTGLTESTLRVLANNKVPQSLKYKHDGLGSDHDSIGIFQQRAMYYKDIKCDMDAACSAGLFFKGMKAVKGWQTMDVATLCQKVQRSGVPTAYKKHVAAATKICKAGGA
- a CDS encoding uncharacterized protein (EggNog:ENOG503P3FW~COG:S), with product MSLADRIPAGSAICDEALALARDTLPEPLVNHSLRVFLLARWLAETDGACVAYRQGRGLELLFVACVCHDLGAGERFNGPQRFEVEGADAAKALLLLKKGSVSSAHEASSATDDDDKNDAAAEADAHRVWTAIAVHTSAGIAERIDPLSRLVRLGVLLDFSRATRDATPGAAAVCAEAEALLPRLDVEEVLANAVVGQAGHGDDDGGLPPDNLTWPSTQKHPAGSWPGLLLRAHRQNPGHGGRNPAF
- a CDS encoding Cyanamide hydratase (EggNog:ENOG503P32G~COG:S) — encoded protein: MADDVERNGWHAVPLDPSKIFHGGRPFVNEPTAVRVNDVVFPDDDAVVAFVRDHVREKLPDKTFNHSMRVYYYATAILRDQFPERSQQLSPVTLALACLLHDIGTADEHMAASRMSFEFYGAIQARDLLLARGCPRDRADAVCETVMRHQDLGVDGTITFLGQLIQLATIFDNVSDHPAVADFGQVLHPETREDVIAAFPRRGWLGCFADTVRREITQKPWCHTTHIPDFAAKIRGNKLMARYE
- a CDS encoding Ribonuclease H (EggNog:ENOG503P60S~COG:L), which gives rise to MDPNGFYPSRPQGDMAGWDTTWLGNYGMAFTNGGMAPMNPSPMTSAPVVPYPTAFNLGAGPVTGYLAPQQMGMNPGHAPHHGPNGRNIAGDWMPTRPRSSRYGQGTPRPSPLNRPVTVTPASSRAQHAQTNPSERHEDGTALNANGQPIANLFDPSSVACRREPVAVYNHEKSLLQLESPVPEHMGPRVFPRCDRESLVVCCGVAVPGGPRAAWSVFCGWGSKYNEKGVLGPESGVTLSEHGVQAYAASKAVNIVRKLHQGDRTLRHVYIVSSSKYVESSLTVNSSWFESSKDGGMDAAQVIRDTLAGIKDFERSRASRRNKSIKLWYVPLEENKQAQELAAQALEAEDEVGEEGSDDTFDQWSDQGPDGMAEEPSRQSNQKSSPGSSEGTVKGADQGRTRESSQGTILESSHQSCSGLSPGMFPVASLALAPGSPLGSTHGEAPGSSPGTPMESPETVEATVEPAGRAQITVADETETPMLTTVPTAFEAGRMGLPFAEPAEADPEGGQVEISEDTLYSHMSPEERQWMRDWADQMAEEAMAAQAREPEAPRTVSLRDLSYSTLE